The following proteins are encoded in a genomic region of Brachypodium distachyon strain Bd21 chromosome 1, Brachypodium_distachyon_v3.0, whole genome shotgun sequence:
- the LOC100845049 gene encoding protein PHLOEM PROTEIN 2-LIKE A10, translated as MDRVLAFSRRRRRWILCVSAASAAYLIYRHPAVAARRRRVARLASSLASLADAVAAVASDLAAFIRSDSDALPPTLTQLSKLASSPEARASASALSGALTAGVLRGYASASPSSGAASGGEVAFSDRLVEKLLSPAGERLASAVAGSFGRELVVAFYSVPGDPSESPASWVDVVTTGRCRAAIRSWVEVFTATAVGVFIDKTIHINTYDQLCSAATNPAYGARLQQLLIALCSASIETLVKTSHGVLSNTNGNANDSGSYSGNSGAREGWAETVSTALAMPSNRKLVLDLTGRATFEAVRSFLEFVLWKTHDGARAGTDATVRAGVCALRYMSERSMVIATICIALCLHVFNTSMAHGSWRQLEPASVTKS; from the coding sequence ATGGACCGCGTCCTCGccttctcccgccgccgccgccgctggatcCTCTGCGTCTCCGCCGCATCCGCCGCCTACCTCATCTACCGCCACCCGGCcgtcgccgctcgccgccgccgcgtcgcccgcCTGGCCTCGTCCCTCGCGtccctcgccgacgccgtggccgccgtcgcctccgacCTCGCCGCCTTCATCCGGTCCGACTCCGACGCGCTGCCCCCCACCCTGACGCAGCTCTCCAAgctcgcctcctcccccgaggcgcgcgcctccgcctccgcgctcTCCGGGGCGCTCACCGCCGGCGTGCTCCGCGGGtacgcctccgcctccccctcctccggTGCGGCATCCGGGGGCGAGGTTGCGTTCTCGGACCGTCTCGTAGAGAAGCTTCTCTCCCCCGCCGGCGAGCGGCTCGCGTCCGCCGTGGCTGGCAGCTTCGGGCGCGAGCTCGTGGTCGCCTTCTACTCTGTCCCAGGTGACCCTTCCGAATCGCCGGCGAGCTGGGTCGACGTGGTCACCACAGGGAGGTGCCGGGCCGCGATCCGCAGCTGGGTCGAGGTCTTCACGGCCACCGCAGTGGGCGTCTTCATAGACAAGACCATCCACATCAACACCTATGACCAGCTCTGCTCCGCTGCCACGAACCCGGCCTACGGCGCCAGGCTGCAGCAGCTTCTTATTGCGCTCTGCAGTGCCTCCATCGAGACACTGGTGAAGACATCACACGGCGTACTCTCCAATACCAATGGGAATGCCAATGACAGTGGCAGCTACAGTGGCAACAGTGGGGCAAGGGAAGGATGGGCAGAGACGGTGTCGACTGCGCTCGCCATGCCGAGCAACCGGAAGCTCGTGCTCGATCTGACGGGCAGGGCAACGTTCGAGGCAGTGCGGTCGTTCCTCGAGTTTGTGCTGTGGAAAACTCATGATGGTGCAAGGGCTGGTACTGATGCCACAGTAAGGGCTGGAGTTTGTGCTTTGAGGTATATGAGCGAAAGGTCCATGGTTATCGCTACCATCTGCATAGCTTTGTGCTTGCATGTGTTCAATACTTCAATGGCACATGGCTCTTGGCGCCAGCTTGAGCCTGCTTCTGTTACTAAGTCATGA
- the LOC104581252 gene encoding phytosulfokines 4, translated as MARATRTSTMVLAAALATLLLLASAPALATAARTAPAADKASPDEKSSTAAAADVDCEGGAETAEECLARRTLAAHTDYIYTQEHHN; from the exons ATGGCGAGAGCGACGAGGACGTCGACCATGGTTCTCGCGGCGGCGCTAGccaccctcctccttctcGCATCCGCCCCCGCGCTCGCCACGGCCGCCCGgaccgcgccggcggccgacAAGGCATCTCCCGACGAG AAGAgttcgacggcggcggcggcggacgtggattgcgagggcggcgcggagacggcggaggagtGCCTGGCGAGGAGGACGCTGGCGGCGCACACCGACTACATCTACACCCAGGAGCACCACAACTAG